A single Crateriforma conspicua DNA region contains:
- a CDS encoding efflux RND transporter permease subunit, giving the protein MRPSLLDRRGPLNGSYALWVLMIFFFLLPFGFQAARMSLQKRENDVKDWLPSDFSETTELEWFANHFAGESFVLATWPGCTADDQRLKLLEQKIRHESLQVDWAAQEAGHPEWSDEETQDRIRARQLGQEMGLLYPGEGLNDWGGLDEKWLQSADGGWYYLTPDGKLYRWEGSMTGPAGLVRAVQRAIGSFELKGQFITALGPPGDQDTINPFHNDPTLLCAPLFAGVQTGATIVDDLASEGGSLWPIDLTAADRRETVARRRAMERLSGSLFAPAVPHGFDWTVEAFARVVRQDPDNGIGPDDPLPEDFAQTIGDAMQRFADENTDGDVAQIADAPTEVQADAWYAVFDALQVDAPERMTAIVVTLTDLAKDHLAFALGRGVLGGPRGRLLQLAEECGLSAAPPPSMAPPPFNRPRPESVGGLPPLRMGGPPVDNVAIDEEGSVTLVRLVGYSVLVGVVLSYLCFASVKVTLMVFVVGGTAAMLSMAFVGWTNGRVDAILMSMPSLVYVLGLSGAIHVINYYRDEVRSGGRTGAAGRALRHAIGPCSLAAATTAIGLASLSTSNLVPISNFGLYSAIGVVATLAILFTYLPAALNVFTPVIGATEPNQAGPNGGGTEVTVGTNPMAAWWAGVGRWITRYHAPVAIVCALVMAVVAVGVFKIKTSVQLLKLFDQDARIIRDYAWIEKEFGKLVPMELVVRMPPSIQKESSLASSITSDDDESEPLDTADDALASNDPVEVTALPLLERIEAVSRIRRVVHKTLGEAGADVVGQAMSVDTFLPPLPGPASSNLSATGMTRRRMQNELAEQYQQLADSDYFRVEEDGPFAGSELWRISLRVGALTDVDYGQFISSLRLATEPVLRAYDTRDALLRGLADAGIKTTAKDRPLVWMVGNEHPATIDDSVLTVRSTGDDQLPGQVRVDTEAIYLSVLGELLAYENVRAGWFDPDQDDRFENVDPQQWQRTVEKADAVVYLGADSVGLDKLADAKVLVDAQQIRLSQPQPILTDGFPDVSGDGAVQVVYTGVVPVVYKAQRTLLGSLAESIGLAFVLIAAVMMVLLNPGRSIAQRWHPSRLFSGAAAGCVSMIPNMFPVLLVFGAMGHLNQWMPGQFLVDIGTMMTASVAMGVAVDDTIHFLSWFRSYLDDGMSRRDSVIETYRRVGPAMTQTTIVGGLGLFVFALSTFTPTQRFGSLMLILLGAALVGDLVFLPALLVGPLGRCFRPRDPKPATPDPLPTYDGIDDDSSGTDSDTPTAQPEQPSKADDATEVTAQDQTVAIIDRDELPRLKLHRPPSNEPSDSLPKRR; this is encoded by the coding sequence ATGCGTCCATCGTTGCTCGACCGTCGCGGCCCCTTGAACGGATCGTACGCGCTCTGGGTGTTGATGATTTTCTTCTTTCTGTTGCCCTTCGGGTTCCAGGCGGCTCGGATGAGCCTGCAGAAACGAGAAAACGATGTGAAGGATTGGCTGCCCAGCGACTTTTCCGAAACGACCGAACTGGAGTGGTTTGCGAATCATTTCGCGGGCGAAAGCTTTGTCTTGGCGACCTGGCCGGGGTGTACTGCCGATGACCAGCGGCTGAAGTTGCTGGAACAGAAAATCCGTCACGAATCCTTGCAGGTCGACTGGGCTGCCCAGGAAGCCGGACATCCGGAATGGTCGGACGAAGAAACCCAGGACCGGATTCGGGCCCGCCAATTGGGCCAGGAAATGGGGCTGCTGTACCCCGGCGAAGGGCTGAACGATTGGGGCGGGCTGGACGAAAAATGGCTGCAGTCGGCCGACGGCGGTTGGTATTACCTGACGCCCGATGGCAAGCTTTATCGTTGGGAAGGATCGATGACCGGGCCGGCCGGATTGGTCCGCGCGGTCCAGCGAGCCATCGGTTCATTCGAATTGAAGGGGCAATTCATCACCGCGCTTGGTCCGCCCGGTGACCAGGATACGATCAATCCGTTTCATAACGATCCGACGTTGTTGTGCGCACCGTTGTTCGCCGGCGTCCAAACCGGCGCGACGATTGTTGACGATTTGGCCAGCGAAGGTGGTTCGCTGTGGCCGATCGACCTGACCGCCGCCGACCGCCGCGAAACGGTGGCCCGTCGACGTGCGATGGAACGATTGAGTGGGTCGTTATTCGCGCCCGCGGTGCCACACGGATTCGACTGGACGGTCGAAGCGTTCGCTCGCGTCGTTCGACAGGATCCCGATAACGGGATCGGTCCCGATGATCCGTTGCCGGAAGACTTTGCCCAAACCATCGGCGATGCGATGCAGCGTTTTGCCGACGAGAATACCGACGGCGACGTCGCCCAGATTGCAGATGCCCCGACCGAGGTTCAAGCCGATGCCTGGTATGCCGTCTTCGATGCATTGCAGGTCGATGCACCGGAGCGAATGACGGCGATCGTCGTGACGTTGACCGATCTGGCCAAAGACCACTTGGCGTTTGCTCTGGGCCGCGGTGTGCTGGGCGGTCCACGCGGGCGGTTGTTGCAATTGGCGGAGGAATGTGGATTGTCCGCCGCACCGCCACCGTCGATGGCACCGCCGCCGTTCAACCGGCCGCGTCCCGAATCGGTCGGTGGTTTGCCGCCGCTGCGGATGGGTGGCCCACCGGTGGATAATGTTGCGATCGACGAAGAAGGCAGCGTGACCCTGGTCCGCTTGGTCGGCTACAGCGTCTTGGTCGGCGTCGTGCTGTCCTACCTGTGCTTTGCCAGCGTCAAAGTCACGCTGATGGTGTTCGTCGTCGGCGGGACCGCGGCGATGCTTAGCATGGCGTTTGTCGGCTGGACCAACGGACGTGTCGACGCAATTTTGATGAGCATGCCGTCATTGGTGTACGTCCTGGGATTGTCCGGGGCGATTCACGTCATCAATTACTATCGCGATGAGGTGCGCAGCGGTGGGCGTACCGGTGCGGCCGGACGTGCGCTGCGTCACGCGATCGGTCCGTGTTCGTTGGCGGCTGCGACGACCGCCATCGGCTTGGCATCTCTGTCGACCAGCAACTTGGTCCCGATCAGCAACTTCGGTTTGTATTCGGCGATCGGTGTGGTCGCGACGTTGGCGATTCTGTTCACCTACTTGCCCGCCGCTCTGAACGTATTCACCCCGGTGATCGGAGCCACCGAACCGAATCAAGCCGGCCCGAACGGTGGGGGCACTGAGGTCACGGTGGGAACCAATCCCATGGCGGCTTGGTGGGCAGGTGTGGGACGCTGGATCACGCGATACCACGCGCCGGTCGCCATCGTTTGCGCACTTGTGATGGCGGTCGTTGCGGTCGGCGTTTTCAAGATCAAGACGTCCGTCCAGTTGCTAAAACTGTTCGACCAAGACGCTCGGATCATCCGCGATTATGCGTGGATCGAAAAGGAATTCGGCAAACTGGTGCCGATGGAATTGGTGGTCCGCATGCCGCCGTCGATTCAAAAGGAATCTTCGTTGGCGTCGTCGATCACCAGCGATGACGATGAATCCGAACCATTAGATACAGCCGACGACGCGTTGGCGTCGAACGATCCCGTCGAAGTGACTGCGCTGCCGCTGTTGGAACGAATCGAAGCGGTGTCGCGGATTCGTCGCGTGGTGCACAAGACGTTGGGCGAAGCCGGCGCGGACGTCGTCGGCCAGGCGATGAGCGTGGATACGTTCTTGCCGCCGCTGCCCGGACCGGCGTCCAGCAATCTGTCGGCCACAGGAATGACCCGGCGTCGGATGCAAAACGAGTTGGCCGAGCAGTACCAACAGCTTGCCGACAGCGATTATTTCCGCGTGGAAGAAGACGGCCCATTTGCCGGCAGTGAACTGTGGCGGATCAGTTTGCGTGTCGGTGCGTTGACCGATGTCGATTACGGTCAATTCATCTCGTCGTTGCGACTGGCCACCGAACCGGTGTTGCGAGCCTACGACACACGCGATGCGTTGCTGCGTGGCTTGGCCGATGCGGGAATCAAGACGACGGCCAAAGATCGACCGCTGGTATGGATGGTCGGCAACGAACACCCCGCGACCATCGACGACAGCGTATTGACCGTTCGTTCCACCGGTGACGACCAACTGCCCGGTCAGGTCCGGGTCGATACCGAAGCGATTTACTTGTCGGTGCTGGGCGAACTGTTGGCCTACGAAAACGTCCGAGCGGGATGGTTCGATCCTGATCAAGACGATCGCTTTGAAAACGTCGATCCCCAGCAGTGGCAACGAACGGTCGAAAAGGCCGATGCGGTGGTCTACTTGGGTGCCGATTCGGTCGGATTGGATAAGTTGGCTGATGCCAAGGTCTTGGTCGATGCCCAACAGATCCGGCTCAGCCAGCCGCAACCGATTTTGACCGATGGCTTTCCGGACGTTTCCGGCGACGGCGCTGTACAAGTCGTCTACACCGGCGTCGTGCCGGTCGTTTACAAGGCCCAGCGGACGTTGCTTGGCAGCCTTGCCGAATCCATCGGGTTGGCGTTCGTGTTGATCGCCGCGGTGATGATGGTGTTGTTGAACCCGGGCCGAAGCATCGCCCAGCGTTGGCATCCCAGTCGATTGTTTTCGGGTGCGGCGGCCGGTTGTGTATCGATGATCCCCAACATGTTCCCCGTGCTGTTGGTCTTCGGCGCGATGGGGCATTTGAATCAGTGGATGCCGGGCCAGTTTTTGGTGGACATCGGAACGATGATGACCGCATCGGTGGCCATGGGCGTCGCGGTGGACGACACGATTCACTTCCTTTCGTGGTTCCGCTCGTATTTGGACGATGGCATGTCGCGTCGCGATTCGGTGATCGAGACGTATCGACGCGTGGGCCCCGCGATGACGCAGACGACGATCGTCGGTGGCTTGGGGCTGTTCGTTTTCGCGTTGTCGACGTTCACGCCCACACAGCGGTTTGGTTCGTTGATGCTGATTCTGTTGGGGGCGGCATTGGTCGGTGATTTGGTGTTCCTGCCCGCTTTGTTGGTCGGTCCGTTGGGACGCTGTTTCCGTCCCCGTGATCCCAAGCCGGCCACCCCCGATCCGTTGCCCACTTATGATGGCATCGATGACGATTCGTCCGGCACCGACAGCGACACGCCGACGGCGCAGCCCGAGCAACCGTCCAAGGCCGATGACGCGACGGAGGTGACCGCTCAGGACCAAACCGTTGCCATCATCGACCGCGATGAGTTGCCAAGGTTGAAGTTGCATCGGCCGCCTTCGAACGAACCGTCCGATTCGCTGCCCAAGCGTCGTTGA
- a CDS encoding formylmethanofuran dehydrogenase subunit A, with product MRTFIRGGRLIDPSQSLDRVADLVIVDGQIEAVQSPDATGPAALDASSDHAIDARDCLVMAGGIDVHTHIGGGKVALARLLLQDLTDGPESEFLPSPTVAAQRYLQMGYTSCFEPAVLPCNARAAHAEMALAHGLDTGGYCLLGNDDLLLQMIGDGVPQVMVNDYVAAMVAATQCIAVKVVNPGGINAFKYNVRDLDVDTPHPRYGVTPSEIIRTLCRAVYEIGLPHPLHVHCSNLGVPGNIASTIKTIEAADGLPIHLTHVQFHCYGDEGPYGMSSAAQQLVRAMQKHPNVTVDVGQIMFGQTVTISGDTAHQFANHRHAKPRKSALVDIECEAGCGVVPFRYRRRQFVHSLQWAIGLELFLMIDDPERVFLTTDHPNGAPFTSYPHLIRLLADHSFRETALAEIHTDAAAASDLSGLDRQYTINELVAMTRVGPSKILGLGDTGTLRPGAPADVVVYPQRSTWDQTFAQAKYVLKSGRCIAGTDVPSTGSGRPQVSTAAESLHRTHRVDLSLDKSAWKSIVRRYPAAGSSSLGRLAISDDEMRTQLGSTLVNHAPRPRQR from the coding sequence ATGCGCACCTTCATTCGCGGCGGACGCTTGATCGATCCCAGCCAAAGTCTGGATCGCGTTGCCGACCTGGTGATCGTTGATGGGCAAATCGAAGCGGTCCAATCACCCGATGCAACCGGTCCGGCGGCATTGGATGCTTCGTCGGACCATGCGATCGATGCAAGAGATTGTCTGGTCATGGCCGGTGGCATCGATGTGCACACGCACATCGGCGGCGGTAAAGTGGCTTTGGCGCGGTTGTTGTTGCAAGACCTGACCGATGGACCGGAAAGTGAATTCTTGCCATCGCCCACGGTGGCCGCACAGCGTTACCTGCAAATGGGGTACACGTCTTGCTTTGAACCGGCCGTATTGCCGTGTAACGCACGAGCCGCGCATGCGGAAATGGCGTTGGCCCACGGGTTAGATACGGGCGGATATTGCTTGTTGGGCAACGACGATCTGTTACTGCAGATGATCGGCGATGGTGTCCCCCAAGTCATGGTCAACGATTACGTCGCCGCGATGGTGGCAGCAACGCAGTGCATTGCGGTCAAAGTGGTCAATCCAGGCGGCATCAATGCGTTCAAGTACAACGTTCGCGATCTGGACGTGGATACGCCGCATCCACGTTATGGCGTCACCCCATCAGAGATCATTCGCACCCTTTGTCGTGCGGTTTACGAAATTGGATTGCCGCATCCGCTGCATGTTCATTGCAGCAACCTGGGTGTGCCCGGCAACATCGCTTCGACCATCAAAACGATCGAAGCCGCCGATGGTTTGCCGATTCATCTGACGCACGTTCAATTTCATTGCTACGGCGATGAAGGCCCCTACGGCATGTCGTCGGCTGCCCAGCAGTTGGTCAGGGCGATGCAGAAGCATCCCAACGTCACCGTGGATGTCGGCCAAATCATGTTCGGCCAAACCGTGACAATCAGCGGCGACACGGCGCACCAGTTTGCCAACCATCGTCACGCCAAGCCGCGAAAATCGGCGTTGGTGGACATCGAATGCGAAGCCGGCTGTGGTGTGGTGCCGTTCCGCTATCGACGCCGGCAATTTGTGCACAGTTTGCAGTGGGCGATCGGATTGGAACTGTTCTTGATGATCGACGATCCGGAACGCGTGTTTTTGACGACCGATCATCCCAACGGAGCACCGTTCACCAGTTATCCGCACTTGATTCGGTTGTTGGCCGACCACAGCTTTCGCGAAACCGCTTTGGCCGAAATCCACACCGATGCCGCGGCCGCCAGCGACCTGTCCGGTTTGGATCGTCAGTACACGATCAACGAACTGGTGGCGATGACGCGTGTCGGACCGTCGAAGATTTTGGGTCTGGGCGATACCGGGACCCTGCGGCCAGGGGCACCGGCCGACGTCGTCGTGTATCCACAGCGGTCGACTTGGGACCAGACGTTTGCCCAAGCGAAATATGTGCTGAAGTCGGGGCGATGTATCGCCGGCACTGATGTGCCATCGACGGGAAGTGGGAGACCACAGGTTTCCACCGCGGCGGAATCGCTGCACCGGACGCACCGTGTGGATCTTTCTTTGGATAAATCTGCGTGGAAATCGATCGTTCGCCGGTATCCCGCAGCCGGTTCGTCGTCCCTTGGTCGACTTGCCATCAGCGATGATGAAATGCGGACGCAATTGGGATCGACATTAGTGAACCATGCGCCCCGGCCGCGGCAACGCTGA
- the fhcD gene encoding formylmethanofuran--tetrahydromethanopterin N-formyltransferase has protein sequence MQINGVTIDDTFAEAFDMKATRLVVTGQDPWWVSRACDALTGFGTSVIACGVEIDVEQTLAPDQTPDGRPGAMVLAFAASGTELRKQIPTRCGQCVLTCPTTAVFDGTGDLSVPVHRDDPVPLGKTLRFFGDGHQISKTIDAVRYWRIPVMDGEFVCQHDLGWFSGIGGGNFLLCGDSVAVVADACRAATEAIASLPGVITPFPGGATRSGSKVGSKYDALFASTNEAFCPTLRHLPQSQIDDQTHAVLEVVIDGVDQASIANATRVGILAAAMKCGSQGLHRITAGNYGGKLGKHHFHLHALLSGSAESPDSSTEDASS, from the coding sequence ATGCAGATCAACGGCGTCACCATCGACGACACGTTTGCCGAAGCTTTCGATATGAAAGCGACTCGGCTCGTGGTGACGGGGCAAGATCCTTGGTGGGTGTCGCGTGCCTGTGACGCTTTGACCGGTTTTGGCACCAGCGTGATCGCATGCGGTGTCGAAATCGATGTCGAACAAACGCTTGCACCGGATCAAACACCCGACGGTCGTCCCGGTGCGATGGTGTTGGCGTTTGCCGCGTCGGGGACGGAATTGCGAAAACAAATACCGACTCGATGCGGCCAGTGTGTTCTGACCTGCCCGACCACCGCGGTGTTTGACGGCACCGGCGACCTCAGCGTTCCGGTGCATCGCGATGATCCGGTGCCGCTGGGCAAAACGTTGCGTTTCTTTGGCGACGGGCATCAAATCAGCAAAACGATCGACGCCGTTCGGTACTGGCGAATCCCCGTGATGGATGGCGAATTCGTTTGCCAGCACGACCTCGGGTGGTTTTCGGGGATCGGCGGTGGCAATTTTCTGTTGTGCGGTGATTCGGTTGCGGTGGTGGCCGATGCCTGTCGCGCGGCAACCGAGGCGATCGCATCGCTGCCGGGCGTGATCACGCCGTTTCCCGGCGGCGCGACTCGTAGTGGCTCCAAGGTGGGGTCAAAGTACGATGCCCTGTTCGCGTCGACCAACGAAGCATTCTGTCCAACGCTGCGGCATTTGCCCCAGTCCCAGATCGATGACCAGACGCACGCCGTCTTGGAAGTGGTGATCGATGGTGTCGATCAAGCCAGCATCGCCAACGCCACCCGGGTCGGCATTTTGGCAGCCGCAATGAAATGCGGTTCCCAAGGTTTGCACCGGATCACCGCTGGAAACTATGGCGGAAAATTGGGTAAGCACCACTTTCATTTGCATGCTTTGTTGTCCGGGTCAGCCGAAAGTCCGGACTCATCGACCGAGGATGCATCGTCATGA
- a CDS encoding formylmethanofuran dehydrogenase subunit C: MKSWKLSLRQTPHQRIDARVIGLQAFAKMTIDQVRHARLSAGHKSVELAEYFNVEDLTSEQPTIMVEGDLSRFDHLASGHHGGRFEVQGNVGHDLASGMAGGEVIVHGDAGDRVGGPVDHGRVGMSGGKVVITGDAGRRAGIRMRRGDLWINGDVMPGVGAWMIAGTIVIGGRTVATGDDGGRVGFGMRRGTIVCGELSAIDRRRFTTPVPMWTAVIGPMLRSVEPWKPHCPRVAKRFARLSESLDCLRGDLADGGMGEIWIPPKD; encoded by the coding sequence ATGAAGTCATGGAAGCTTTCGCTGCGGCAAACACCGCATCAACGTATCGACGCTCGCGTGATCGGTTTGCAGGCTTTCGCCAAGATGACCATCGACCAAGTCCGGCACGCTCGCTTGTCGGCCGGTCACAAATCGGTCGAATTGGCGGAGTATTTCAACGTCGAAGATCTGACGTCGGAGCAACCAACCATTATGGTCGAAGGTGATTTGAGCCGGTTCGATCACCTGGCATCCGGTCATCATGGTGGACGGTTTGAAGTCCAAGGCAATGTCGGACATGACTTGGCGTCCGGCATGGCGGGCGGCGAAGTCATTGTGCACGGTGATGCGGGTGATCGTGTCGGTGGCCCGGTCGACCACGGGCGTGTCGGCATGTCGGGTGGCAAAGTCGTGATCACCGGCGATGCCGGGCGTCGCGCCGGAATCCGCATGCGTCGTGGGGATCTGTGGATCAACGGTGATGTGATGCCGGGCGTCGGGGCCTGGATGATCGCGGGCACGATCGTCATCGGCGGTCGAACCGTTGCTACCGGCGATGACGGCGGTCGGGTCGGATTCGGCATGCGACGCGGGACGATCGTTTGCGGCGAATTGTCGGCCATTGACCGCCGGCGGTTCACCACGCCGGTTCCGATGTGGACTGCCGTGATCGGCCCGATGCTGCGATCGGTTGAACCATGGAAGCCGCATTGTCCGAGGGTGGCCAAGCGGTTTGCCCGCTTATCAGAATCGCTGGACTGTTTGCGTGGTGATTTGGCCGACGGCGGGATGGGAGAAATCTGGATACCGCCAAAGGACTGA
- a CDS encoding peptidylprolyl isomerase has product MYQRFVCLGLTFASLVGCALAPNASAQDETVNVLLQTSEGDILLELNKTKAPKTVDNFLKYVEDDFYKGTVFHRVIKNFMIQGGGLGPDLKKKLTRSPIRNEASNGLSNKTYTIAMARTGDPHSATAQFFINVSDRNPSFLDRANAADGWGYAVFGKVIDGFETVEKIKAVPTQVARTPEGFPMEDVPVEPVTILGTKVVKQDKLTK; this is encoded by the coding sequence ATGTATCAGCGATTCGTTTGCCTAGGTTTGACGTTTGCGTCTCTGGTCGGATGTGCATTGGCCCCCAATGCGTCGGCCCAAGATGAAACCGTTAACGTGCTATTGCAGACCTCCGAAGGCGACATCCTGTTGGAACTGAACAAAACCAAAGCACCCAAGACGGTCGACAACTTCTTGAAGTACGTCGAAGACGACTTTTACAAAGGCACCGTTTTTCACCGCGTGATCAAGAACTTCATGATCCAGGGCGGTGGATTGGGCCCCGATTTGAAGAAGAAGCTGACTCGCAGCCCGATCCGCAATGAAGCCAGCAACGGGCTTTCCAACAAGACCTACACGATCGCGATGGCGCGGACCGGCGATCCCCACAGCGCGACCGCGCAATTCTTTATCAACGTTTCGGACCGCAATCCCAGTTTCCTGGACCGTGCCAATGCGGCCGACGGCTGGGGGTATGCGGTGTTCGGCAAGGTCATCGACGGGTTTGAAACCGTCGAAAAGATCAAGGCGGTTCCCACCCAAGTGGCGCGGACCCCTGAAGGATTCCCGATGGAAGACGTGCCGGTCGAACCGGTGACCATTCTGGGCACCAAAGTGGTCAAGCAAGACAAACTGACCAAGTGA